A stretch of Sulfurimonas autotrophica DSM 16294 DNA encodes these proteins:
- a CDS encoding TolC family protein, with product MKRLLLVPFIVWNLQAQDYEGLLKDAMQTSPYLKANALEVKRADEQSSLIQRYKNPTLSLEASQFSPDIGKSKAGYRAALSQPIRLWGVGDDRANLAVATKEEAQGLVTLKRAEFVKVFSLLYNEYITQTALFHLAKEEFAISKNIAAITKERYEAGTTAKVKYLRAKVDLAGSKNALDEKKAMQIASYYKLLAFSGLEDEKALDDNYVFKLSNRAVKEAQNNSAELHYLQTQQNSSSAKAKLNTNKIEWMNLYAEYEAEPDQSIARVGVDIPLAVFNTKKEEKRIAALQAKESEFLLQNQKIILSSNLTRLKKELLILQSVISSTQKLYNSQKELLKMYEDGYKIASINLLELQNIKNQMIQTKEKEITLQNKINKNIVIYNYEVGEYNE from the coding sequence ATGAAAAGATTATTATTGGTTCCATTTATTGTTTGGAACTTACAAGCGCAAGATTATGAGGGCTTGTTAAAAGATGCCATGCAAACATCACCTTATCTTAAAGCAAATGCCTTAGAAGTCAAACGCGCGGATGAGCAATCAAGTTTGATACAAAGATATAAAAACCCGACACTTTCACTTGAAGCGTCACAGTTTAGTCCTGATATCGGTAAAAGTAAAGCAGGTTACAGAGCAGCACTTTCTCAACCCATCCGTTTATGGGGTGTTGGTGATGACAGAGCAAACTTAGCAGTCGCAACAAAAGAAGAAGCGCAAGGCTTAGTAACACTTAAGCGTGCTGAATTTGTGAAAGTTTTTTCTCTGCTTTATAATGAGTACATAACACAGACAGCATTATTTCATTTAGCTAAGGAAGAGTTTGCAATCTCAAAAAATATTGCTGCCATTACTAAAGAAAGATATGAAGCAGGTACTACGGCAAAGGTGAAATATCTTCGGGCAAAAGTAGATCTTGCAGGCAGTAAAAATGCACTCGATGAAAAAAAGGCAATGCAAATAGCAAGTTATTATAAACTTTTGGCTTTTTCAGGTTTAGAAGATGAAAAAGCTTTGGATGATAATTATGTTTTTAAACTCTCAAACAGAGCAGTAAAAGAAGCACAAAACAATTCCGCAGAGTTACATTATCTGCAAACTCAACAAAACTCTTCATCGGCAAAGGCCAAGCTTAATACAAATAAAATAGAATGGATGAACTTATATGCGGAATATGAAGCAGAGCCGGATCAAAGTATCGCCAGAGTCGGAGTAGATATTCCACTGGCCGTTTTTAATACAAAAAAAGAAGAAAAGCGCATTGCCGCACTACAGGCAAAAGAGAGTGAGTTTTTACTTCAAAATCAAAAAATAATTCTCTCAAGTAATCTTACGCGTTTAAAAAAGGAATTACTTATTTTGCAGAGTGTTATTAGTTCAACACAAAAATTATATAACTCTCAAAAAGAGTTGTTGAAAATGTATGAAGATGGCTATAAAATCGCAAGCATTAACCTGCTGGAATTGCAAAACATTAAAAATCAGATGATACAAACAAAAGAAAAAGAGATAACTCTTCAAAATAAAATAAATAAAAATATAGTTATCTATAACTATGAAGTAGGAGAATATAATGAATAA
- a CDS encoding efflux RND transporter periplasmic adaptor subunit, producing the protein MNKILIALLGLGSVLLAAEVPIAKTQMHSFKKSVELNAKVIQLSNAQQSISSLVSGHLEKYFVKPAQDVKKGDRIALIESIQVSKMSADYIALKKQYEAAQKNYEAIKKLYKKGLTSMQSLNAEAIKTSEIAADLTALQSQLETLNIDIKKLKKATANFILYAHSSGRVSALLKPLHSSVSSNEPIVSIVKNQAYYVKSYLPLEYATKARIGDTIVVDYAGKEIITHATQIMPKVDETTQRVVVLSSVDQKVDDLFIDVYVKATIYFADARSYVAVKKSALSFFNNEWVVFVPSEEDQGELSKAQERDHLGGNEKKEEKGEEEEEISVPYAPQVVEIVAQDDKYVGVKGLELGQEYVSGESYYVKSALLKSSLGDGD; encoded by the coding sequence ATGAATAAAATATTAATAGCACTGTTAGGACTCGGGTCAGTTTTACTCGCAGCAGAAGTTCCAATAGCAAAAACACAGATGCACAGTTTTAAAAAATCGGTAGAGCTAAATGCAAAGGTAATACAACTCTCAAACGCACAGCAGTCCATTAGCTCATTAGTGAGCGGACATTTAGAAAAATATTTTGTAAAGCCTGCTCAGGATGTAAAAAAAGGGGACAGAATTGCTCTTATAGAGTCTATACAAGTATCAAAAATGAGTGCAGATTATATTGCACTAAAAAAACAGTACGAAGCAGCACAAAAAAATTATGAAGCGATTAAAAAGCTCTATAAAAAAGGACTTACATCAATGCAGAGTCTCAATGCCGAGGCAATTAAAACGAGTGAAATTGCAGCAGACTTGACTGCATTACAGTCACAGTTAGAGACTTTAAATATAGATATAAAAAAATTAAAAAAAGCAACAGCTAATTTTATTTTGTATGCACATAGCAGCGGGCGTGTTTCTGCACTTTTAAAACCTCTACATTCTTCTGTATCATCTAATGAACCGATTGTTTCAATCGTAAAGAATCAAGCCTATTACGTAAAATCATATTTACCGCTTGAGTATGCTACAAAAGCACGAATTGGAGACACAATTGTAGTGGACTATGCAGGCAAAGAGATTATTACGCATGCAACACAGATTATGCCAAAAGTAGATGAAACAACACAAAGGGTTGTTGTACTTTCAAGTGTTGATCAAAAGGTAGATGACCTTTTTATTGATGTGTATGTCAAAGCAACGATTTATTTTGCAGATGCAAGAAGTTATGTCGCTGTAAAAAAATCAGCACTCTCGTTTTTTAATAACGAATGGGTTGTTTTTGTTCCAAGTGAAGAAGATCAAGGTGAATTGAGCAAAGCTCAAGAGAGAGACCACCTGGGTGGCAATGAGAAAAAAGAAGAAAAAGGTGAAGAGGAAGAGGAGATTTCAGTTCCATACGCACCGCAAGTTGTTGAAATAGTTGCACAAGATGATAAATATGTCGGTGTAAAAGGTTTAGAGTTAGGACAAGAGTATGTGAGTGGTGAAAGTTATTATGTAAAATCAGCACTACTAAAATCATCTCTTGGCGATGGGGATTAG
- a CDS encoding efflux RND transporter permease subunit, which produces MLDKLIELSLKYKLLVLVAFIAIAVSGYRAYTQIPIDAFPDITPKQVVIYTESPGNSAEDIEKLITYPIESAVSGMAGVKLIMSNSIFGLSYVSVFFEDDMDIYFLRQLVAERLSNVDIPKGWGKPVLGPNTTGLGQVFWYEVKDTTGKYSLQKLKEMQEYIVKPLFKSVSGVEEVIGWGGDEKQYNVLIDTKKLQDFGITYDDIVKALQKSNQAAGGQYLEFNREQYLIRGAGLYKTLDDIRNTVVKPTQGQAITIGDVASVTPGVAPRFGAVSIDNKEAVMGMVLQRTATNAAKVVERIKEKIATVNTALPEGVKISTIYDRTEITHKAVNTMTSALLSGVILVAIVLFLFLFELRSAFIVIISLPLSLLIAFLLMDYYNLSANLMSLSGLAIAVGMIVDGTIVIVENSFRLLHDEPEKDKLTVVSEAAKGVAKPVTFAVLIIAAVFIPLLSLDGLAGKLYTPMALNIVFVMLGSLLVALVLVPVLILMLLKPTKSAENIVMKSIKKFYTPALIFALDNAKKILAVVSVVFIVLAYILTQQGREFLPTLNEESIMYRVIAIPGTALSQSLDVSKEVESYILKKYPDDVSSVLAMIGRSEKGETAQPNYMEILLTLKPNIKDLPLLTKEMSEDLEHKFPFVQFVPTQPIAMRIEELLEGVKAELAIKIYGNDQKVLDKISKDIQSAIKHVDGLERMEVETQLGQAQIQIIPNYLSLARYGISVAEVMQIIRNGIGEEGITQKLEGIKRFPIVAKVQGAKKDIDSIKNVTLRSKNGNIVRLKDVCDIKIVQGASFIKRENLSRYMVVSMDVEGRDMASFVAEADKIIKEKVKMPAGYYIGWAGDFKNMQEATQKLMIIIPITIFLVILLLYTAFNSLTKSMIILLNVPFGFIGGIIALLIGGIYLSVSAIVGFLAIFAIAILNGIVLVSFIDELRAKYPDVDLKILLKDATLLRLRPVLMTAFTTLFGILPLLYATGVGSEIQYPLAVVITGGIISSTLLTLLILPSTYLLFYEKEKS; this is translated from the coding sequence ATGTTGGATAAACTCATAGAGCTTTCGCTCAAATATAAACTATTAGTACTTGTTGCCTTTATTGCTATTGCAGTATCTGGTTACAGGGCATATACACAGATTCCTATAGATGCATTCCCGGACATTACGCCTAAACAGGTTGTAATTTATACGGAAAGCCCGGGTAATTCTGCTGAAGATATAGAAAAGCTCATTACTTATCCTATAGAATCTGCAGTTTCGGGTATGGCAGGGGTGAAGCTTATTATGTCAAATTCTATCTTTGGACTTTCATATGTTTCGGTCTTTTTCGAAGATGATATGGATATATATTTTTTGAGACAGCTTGTTGCAGAACGTCTCTCAAATGTAGATATTCCAAAAGGATGGGGAAAGCCGGTTTTGGGACCAAATACAACAGGTCTTGGGCAGGTTTTTTGGTATGAAGTTAAAGATACAACAGGGAAATATTCCCTTCAAAAGCTTAAAGAGATGCAGGAGTACATCGTCAAGCCGCTTTTTAAAAGTGTCAGCGGTGTTGAAGAGGTCATAGGCTGGGGTGGTGATGAGAAACAGTACAATGTTTTGATTGACACAAAAAAACTCCAGGATTTTGGCATCACCTATGATGATATAGTCAAAGCCTTACAAAAGTCTAATCAGGCAGCCGGAGGACAGTACTTAGAATTTAATCGTGAGCAGTATCTCATCCGTGGTGCAGGTCTGTATAAAACACTCGATGATATTAGAAACACGGTAGTAAAACCGACTCAAGGACAGGCTATTACTATTGGCGATGTTGCAAGTGTTACTCCCGGGGTTGCTCCAAGATTTGGTGCGGTGAGTATAGATAACAAAGAAGCCGTAATGGGTATGGTGCTCCAACGTACAGCTACTAATGCAGCAAAAGTGGTTGAGCGAATAAAGGAAAAAATTGCAACAGTAAACACGGCACTGCCTGAAGGTGTAAAAATTTCTACAATTTATGACAGAACAGAAATAACACATAAAGCGGTGAATACTATGACATCAGCACTTTTAAGTGGTGTAATTTTAGTTGCTATTGTGCTCTTTTTATTTTTGTTTGAACTGCGTAGTGCTTTTATTGTTATTATATCACTTCCGCTTTCGTTGCTCATTGCATTTTTACTCATGGATTATTACAATCTTTCAGCAAACCTTATGAGTTTAAGCGGTTTGGCTATCGCCGTGGGAATGATAGTTGATGGTACTATTGTTATCGTAGAGAACAGTTTTAGACTGCTACATGATGAACCGGAGAAAGATAAATTAACAGTTGTAAGTGAAGCTGCAAAAGGTGTTGCTAAACCAGTAACTTTTGCTGTATTAATTATTGCTGCAGTATTTATTCCGCTACTTTCACTTGACGGACTTGCAGGAAAACTCTACACGCCTATGGCATTGAACATTGTTTTTGTTATGCTTGGTTCTCTTTTAGTCGCTCTTGTTTTAGTGCCTGTTTTGATTTTGATGCTTTTAAAACCGACAAAATCAGCTGAAAATATTGTGATGAAATCTATTAAAAAGTTCTATACGCCTGCTTTGATATTCGCTCTTGATAATGCCAAGAAGATATTAGCTGTAGTTAGTGTTGTTTTTATAGTACTTGCATACATTCTTACGCAACAGGGGCGTGAGTTTTTACCTACACTTAATGAAGAGTCCATCATGTATAGAGTCATTGCTATCCCTGGAACAGCACTTTCTCAATCACTTGATGTTTCAAAAGAGGTAGAGAGTTATATACTTAAAAAATATCCTGATGATGTTTCATCAGTTTTAGCGATGATAGGACGAAGTGAAAAAGGAGAAACAGCACAGCCAAATTATATGGAAATCCTTCTCACTTTAAAACCAAACATTAAAGATTTACCACTTTTAACCAAAGAGATGAGTGAAGACTTGGAACACAAATTTCCTTTTGTACAGTTTGTGCCGACACAGCCGATTGCGATGAGAATAGAAGAGTTACTCGAAGGTGTAAAAGCAGAACTTGCTATAAAAATCTATGGAAATGATCAAAAAGTGCTTGATAAAATTTCCAAAGATATTCAGAGTGCAATTAAACATGTAGATGGACTTGAAAGAATGGAAGTAGAGACACAGCTTGGTCAGGCGCAAATCCAAATCATTCCAAATTATCTCTCGCTTGCACGTTATGGTATCAGTGTTGCAGAGGTGATGCAAATTATTCGTAACGGTATCGGAGAAGAGGGTATTACGCAAAAGCTAGAGGGCATTAAACGATTCCCTATTGTTGCCAAAGTGCAGGGAGCAAAAAAAGACATCGACTCTATAAAAAATGTAACACTGCGTTCTAAAAACGGAAATATTGTCAGACTCAAAGATGTGTGTGACATAAAAATTGTTCAGGGAGCCTCTTTTATAAAAAGAGAAAATCTGAGCCGTTATATGGTTGTTTCAATGGATGTTGAAGGCCGTGATATGGCTTCATTTGTTGCCGAAGCAGACAAAATCATCAAAGAAAAAGTAAAAATGCCTGCAGGATACTACATAGGCTGGGCAGGTGATTTTAAAAATATGCAAGAGGCAACACAAAAGCTGATGATTATCATCCCTATTACAATCTTTTTAGTGATTTTACTGCTTTATACGGCATTTAATTCTCTTACAAAATCGATGATTATTCTTTTAAACGTACCGTTTGGTTTTATAGGTGGAATTATCGCACTGCTTATCGGCGGTATATATTTGTCGGTTTCAGCTATAGTGGGCTTTTTGGCAATTTTTGCCATTGCGATACTCAACGGTATTGTACTTGTAAGCTTTATAGATGAACTGCGTGCTAAATATCCTGATGTAGATTTGAAGATACTCTTAAAAGATGCAACACTGCTGCGTTTAAGACCTGTACTTATGACAGCATTTACAACACTTTTTGGAATTTTACCGTTGTTATATGCGACAGGTGTGGGAAGTGAGATACAGTACCCTCTAGCGGTGGTTATAACAGGAGGAATTATAAGCTCAACACTACTCACATTGCTGATACTGCCATCAACATATCTGCTTTTTTATGAAAAGGAGAAAAGTTAG
- the dnaG gene encoding DNA primase produces MISQDSIEALKARLDIVDVVGNYIELKKAGGNFKAPCPFHDEKSPSFVVSPQKQIYHCFGCGAGGDSVKFVMEYEKLNYPEALEKLADSYNFTLTYTDNKHNKPRSQVMDKLNEWYQMLLSKNQTALNYIKERGIYESSIEKFGIGYAPESQATLNYIRSQQFSIKEAIDMGVVGYNQERNQTYARFVERITFPIFSANGSIVGFGGRTITGHQAKYVNSPETAFFNKSRLLYAYHLAKQSLHKKQEIIITEGYLDVIMLHQAGFDNAVATLGTALTHEHLPLLRKGSPRVVMAYDGDKAGRAAALKASKLLSASGFNGGVVVFSGGLDPADMVKEGRVEELSNMFREAKPFIEFVLDEILSLYNLKDPKAKESCMQEGIAYLKTLSPILQEEYKTYLASRLGGLGVSPSLLKLNTQTNTNRQNIPQQRNSAHRDMWELALIKTILEKPEYIEQVLDVIDPSLLQFHSYEFSLVLQGKQDAPEVMAIMVDDTITSLKDEEALNAELITFLTKYYERELKKVNIASNISFEEKAFYIRKFRGKIAKLKRGELVTLSD; encoded by the coding sequence ATGATTTCCCAAGACTCTATAGAAGCCCTCAAGGCACGACTTGATATTGTTGATGTAGTAGGCAACTATATAGAGCTTAAAAAAGCAGGCGGTAATTTTAAAGCCCCTTGCCCGTTTCATGATGAAAAGTCCCCCTCATTTGTAGTAAGCCCGCAAAAGCAGATATACCACTGTTTCGGCTGCGGAGCCGGCGGTGACAGTGTGAAGTTTGTTATGGAGTATGAAAAGCTTAACTACCCAGAAGCCTTGGAAAAACTGGCAGATTCCTATAACTTTACACTTACCTACACCGATAACAAACATAACAAACCACGCTCACAGGTTATGGACAAACTCAATGAATGGTATCAAATGCTGCTGAGTAAAAACCAGACGGCACTGAACTATATAAAAGAGCGCGGTATTTATGAGAGCAGTATAGAAAAATTCGGTATAGGGTATGCTCCCGAGTCACAGGCAACACTCAACTATATACGCTCACAGCAATTTTCTATAAAAGAAGCGATAGATATGGGGGTGGTCGGTTACAATCAAGAACGCAACCAGACCTATGCACGTTTTGTTGAGCGGATAACCTTTCCTATTTTTTCTGCAAACGGCAGCATCGTCGGTTTTGGCGGCAGAACTATAACCGGGCATCAGGCTAAGTATGTAAATTCTCCCGAAACTGCTTTTTTTAATAAATCACGTCTTTTGTATGCCTACCATCTGGCAAAACAGAGTCTACACAAAAAGCAGGAGATTATTATAACAGAGGGTTATCTTGATGTTATTATGTTGCACCAAGCCGGGTTTGATAATGCCGTAGCAACACTTGGAACGGCTTTGACACATGAACATCTGCCACTACTTCGAAAAGGATCTCCTCGTGTTGTGATGGCATATGACGGAGACAAGGCAGGGCGTGCTGCAGCCCTCAAAGCCTCAAAACTTTTAAGTGCTTCGGGTTTTAACGGAGGAGTTGTTGTCTTTAGCGGAGGACTTGACCCTGCCGACATGGTTAAAGAGGGGCGTGTTGAAGAGTTGAGTAATATGTTTCGAGAAGCAAAACCATTTATAGAATTTGTACTTGATGAAATTCTTTCACTTTATAATCTCAAAGATCCAAAAGCAAAAGAATCCTGTATGCAAGAGGGTATAGCCTATCTTAAAACACTTTCACCCATACTTCAAGAGGAGTATAAAACCTATCTTGCCTCACGTTTAGGAGGACTTGGTGTTTCTCCATCACTCTTGAAGCTGAATACCCAAACAAACACTAACAGGCAAAATATACCACAACAAAGAAACAGTGCGCATAGAGATATGTGGGAGCTTGCTTTAATTAAAACGATTTTAGAAAAACCCGAGTATATTGAGCAGGTTTTGGATGTAATTGACCCGAGTCTGCTGCAGTTTCACTCTTATGAATTTTCATTAGTTTTGCAGGGTAAGCAAGATGCACCGGAAGTTATGGCTATAATGGTAGATGATACTATCACTTCGCTCAAAGACGAAGAAGCCTTAAATGCAGAACTGATTACTTTTTTGACAAAATATTATGAAAGAGAATTGAAAAAAGTCAACATTGCTTCAAATATCAGTTTTGAGGAAAAAGCCTTTTATATTCGAAAATTTCGAGGAAAAATTGCGAAACTCAAAAGAGGTGAATTAGTAACCCTCAGCGACTAA
- a CDS encoding thioredoxin family protein, which translates to MRKLLLIALLATLSFAQSYKDFARDYGYETVYSVAFAKAKKEKKPILMVQVTNYCPWCRKLEKKVLAKEKINTDIHKRFIPLIVNREEAVLPKRFTTPIVPVTYIIDYKDDTKFTKIMGYKNKKDFAHLIK; encoded by the coding sequence ATGAGAAAATTACTACTGATTGCACTTTTAGCAACACTCTCTTTTGCACAGTCTTACAAAGATTTTGCAAGAGATTACGGATATGAAACTGTGTATAGTGTAGCTTTTGCCAAAGCAAAAAAAGAGAAGAAGCCTATACTGATGGTACAGGTAACAAACTACTGTCCGTGGTGCAGAAAATTGGAAAAAAAAGTACTTGCCAAAGAAAAAATAAACACAGATATACACAAGCGTTTTATTCCTTTAATTGTTAACCGTGAAGAAGCAGTGTTGCCAAAGAGGTTTACAACACCTATTGTGCCTGTTACCTATATTATTGATTATAAAGATGATACAAAATTTACAAAGATTATGGGATATAAAAACAAAAAAGATTTTGCACACCTGATTAAATAG
- a CDS encoding flagellar hook-length control protein FliK, translating into MISLDIKKETSSLLPPLNIAPTEQKEGALSFSALLKGTQELDDKIIQNGSLILALKDEKAPANLLSTQNMQDMIELESLELDPKVSAAMTPEDLKVLIKQAKQFLKDKIVQSEGFKKAEIDAIPKTLGGLVQVAKKIGIDISKITLEEVKAQIPKASIKSVEPLHVKANSKTTKPQKEQKEPLHVNKEVKQDVVPENEELPVEIKVKTHKVHTVKTQEIDTTEENLDMAKKETVKNTQQVKQEVKLTPLFKAQNTIAPEITTQQIVSTKVNNLTAQKNPKQKADETLQLLLRGEKVSKNDIGLTADFSVATAKVIAPQATKEVDKSLASLLKNDVSDDGDIQTKTDGWNVSKADSFEVKLHEAKQMVKYLSQDVKSAIEDYKSPFTRVKVQLNPQRLGEVDLTIVQRGKNLHINLSSNNTAINTLAMNANDLKAQLNNNGINNASLNFNSNAQSENSQAGQQEQQRQNQQRADEEYNYFESKESHEEVISSLEIIVPHYA; encoded by the coding sequence ATGATTTCATTGGATATAAAAAAAGAGACTTCTTCTTTATTACCGCCTTTAAATATAGCGCCAACAGAGCAAAAAGAGGGAGCACTTTCTTTTTCGGCACTACTCAAAGGGACTCAGGAATTAGACGATAAAATTATTCAAAACGGCTCATTAATTCTCGCACTTAAAGATGAAAAAGCTCCGGCGAATCTACTTTCTACTCAAAATATGCAAGATATGATAGAACTTGAGAGTCTTGAACTTGATCCTAAAGTAAGTGCAGCGATGACACCCGAGGATTTGAAGGTTCTTATAAAACAGGCTAAACAGTTTTTAAAAGATAAAATTGTGCAGAGCGAAGGGTTTAAAAAAGCAGAAATTGATGCCATTCCAAAAACACTGGGCGGGCTTGTTCAGGTTGCAAAAAAAATAGGTATCGACATTTCAAAAATCACGCTTGAAGAGGTTAAAGCTCAAATACCAAAGGCAAGTATAAAAAGTGTAGAACCTTTACATGTAAAGGCGAACAGTAAAACCACAAAACCCCAAAAAGAGCAAAAAGAACCTTTACATGTAAATAAAGAAGTCAAGCAGGATGTGGTTCCTGAGAATGAAGAGTTGCCGGTTGAAATTAAAGTAAAAACACACAAAGTACATACTGTAAAAACACAAGAGATAGATACAACAGAAGAAAATCTGGATATGGCAAAAAAAGAGACAGTTAAAAATACGCAGCAGGTAAAACAAGAAGTAAAGCTTACCCCTTTATTTAAAGCTCAAAACACAATTGCACCGGAAATTACGACTCAGCAGATTGTAAGTACGAAAGTCAATAACCTAACAGCACAAAAAAATCCAAAGCAAAAAGCAGATGAGACTTTGCAATTATTGCTGCGTGGGGAAAAAGTATCAAAAAATGACATTGGACTTACGGCTGATTTTTCAGTGGCAACAGCCAAAGTAATTGCACCGCAAGCGACAAAAGAAGTAGATAAGTCATTGGCATCACTTTTAAAAAATGACGTGAGTGATGATGGTGATATACAGACAAAAACAGATGGATGGAATGTCTCAAAAGCAGACAGTTTTGAAGTGAAACTTCATGAAGCAAAACAGATGGTAAAGTATTTGTCTCAGGATGTAAAATCGGCAATCGAAGATTACAAATCGCCATTTACAAGAGTAAAAGTACAGCTTAATCCGCAAAGACTCGGTGAAGTAGACCTAACCATAGTGCAACGTGGCAAAAACCTGCATATAAACCTCAGCTCAAACAACACGGCAATCAATACTTTGGCCATGAATGCAAATGATTTGAAAGCACAGCTTAACAATAATGGAATAAATAATGCTTCTTTGAACTTTAACAGCAACGCCCAAAGTGAGAATTCTCAAGCCGGACAGCAAGAACAGCAAAGGCAAAATCAGCAAAGAGCTGATGAAGAGTATAACTATTTTGAATCAAAAGAGAGTCATGAAGAAGTGATAAGCTCTTTAGAAATTATAGTTCCACACTACGCATAA
- a CDS encoding FlgD immunoglobulin-like domain containing protein: MAIDATSATSSALAAATSSESNPKGVLGKDDFMKLLLVQLQYQDPTEPMDTEKILTQTSQLASLESADNTKTALEKLAASLGNAQQFSTISAIGKTADLGSDAIAHDKGTQSTFEVYFPNAVEQGTVSITDADGKTVQTLNVGTNPAGVYQFTWDGTDSLGNQADSAVYHVNAQYSDANGVAQQTRLGAYPIESVRFDQGNTLVKVGSNYVPLDNIKEVY, from the coding sequence ATGGCAATAGATGCAACATCGGCAACAAGTTCGGCTTTAGCAGCTGCAACTTCAAGTGAGAGTAATCCAAAAGGTGTACTTGGAAAAGATGATTTTATGAAGCTGCTTTTAGTACAGCTTCAGTATCAAGACCCAACTGAGCCTATGGATACTGAAAAAATTCTAACACAAACATCGCAACTTGCTTCTTTGGAATCAGCGGATAACACGAAAACTGCATTGGAAAAATTAGCAGCTTCTTTAGGGAATGCACAACAGTTCTCGACAATCTCAGCTATCGGTAAAACGGCAGACCTTGGCAGTGATGCCATCGCACATGATAAGGGAACACAAAGCACTTTTGAAGTTTATTTTCCAAATGCAGTTGAACAAGGCACTGTTTCTATAACAGATGCAGATGGTAAGACTGTACAAACTTTAAATGTAGGAACAAATCCAGCAGGAGTGTATCAGTTTACATGGGATGGAACAGACAGCTTAGGCAATCAGGCAGACAGCGCAGTATATCATGTAAATGCACAATACAGTGATGCAAACGGTGTAGCGCAGCAAACAAGACTCGGGGCATACCCCATTGAATCAGTTCGCTTTGATCAGGGAAATACTCTGGTAAAAGTAGGTTCTAACTATGTACCGTTAGATAACATCAAAGAAGTCTATTAG
- a CDS encoding flagellar hook protein FlgE has product MMTQAFYTGISGIKTNSTGIDIVSDNMANIDTIGFRGNDYEFSSLFENMLSTDTLGTPSNSSIGVGSQLQASPMVQQKGSFMISDKSTDLALFEDGWFGIKGNGNTLYTRDGNFTFDKDDDLVTQDGFHVLGTMGNNISDNDVLIEQLPEVKLKDVVEQEPLRFPKSLTFPPEATSNAKFIGNLGTEPFTRTMSASVVDPQNNKNDLRLEFSLSQIQTPPGTQWDVVAKTQSLDGTKLYDTQTGQVSFDASGALISNTLTTIDNNGAPVSIDLGNNFDGVVSISNVPISASSTADGTIGGDLQGYDINKNGEVIATFTNGMQSSVGKIAVYHFQNDQGLNRISGTRFQESTNSGKALFFKDEKGENIIGTNMANFKLEGSNIEMSYGLTELIILQRAYDANSKSVTTADQMMQKALNMDA; this is encoded by the coding sequence ATGATGACACAGGCATTTTACACAGGGATATCCGGTATAAAAACCAATTCAACGGGTATTGACATTGTTTCTGATAATATGGCAAATATTGATACAATAGGGTTTCGAGGCAATGATTATGAATTTTCTTCTCTTTTTGAAAATATGTTGTCAACAGATACATTAGGTACTCCAAGTAACAGTAGTATAGGTGTCGGTTCTCAACTTCAAGCCTCTCCTATGGTACAGCAAAAAGGTTCATTTATGATTTCAGATAAGAGTACTGATTTGGCACTCTTTGAGGATGGATGGTTTGGTATTAAGGGAAATGGGAATACTTTGTATACGCGTGATGGTAACTTTACTTTTGACAAAGATGATGACTTGGTTACGCAAGATGGCTTTCATGTATTGGGGACGATGGGTAATAATATAAGTGATAATGATGTATTGATTGAACAGCTTCCAGAAGTTAAATTAAAAGATGTCGTTGAACAAGAACCGCTTCGTTTTCCAAAGTCTCTTACTTTTCCTCCTGAAGCAACATCTAATGCAAAATTTATTGGAAATCTTGGAACAGAACCGTTTACAAGAACAATGAGCGCTAGTGTTGTAGACCCGCAAAATAATAAAAATGATTTGAGATTAGAGTTTTCGTTATCTCAAATACAAACACCTCCCGGTACACAATGGGATGTTGTTGCAAAAACACAATCATTAGATGGTACCAAGCTCTATGATACCCAAACTGGACAGGTTTCATTTGATGCATCAGGAGCTTTAATATCAAATACTTTGACAACAATTGATAATAATGGAGCTCCAGTGAGTATTGATTTAGGAAATAATTTTGATGGTGTTGTTTCAATTTCAAATGTTCCTATTAGTGCTTCAAGTACGGCAGATGGTACTATAGGTGGTGATTTACAAGGGTATGATATAAATAAAAATGGTGAGGTTATTGCAACATTTACAAACGGTATGCAAAGCAGTGTTGGAAAAATAGCAGTATATCATTTTCAAAACGATCAAGGGTTAAATAGAATAAGCGGAACACGATTTCAAGAATCTACCAATAGTGGTAAAGCTCTTTTTTTTAAAGATGAAAAAGGTGAGAATATTATAGGTACCAATATGGCAAACTTTAAGCTTGAAGGGTCCAATATTGAAATGAGTTACGGGTTAACTGAGCTGATAATTCTTCAGCGTGCCTATGATGCAAACTCAAAATCTGTCACCACAGCAGACCAAATGATGCAAAAAGCATTAAATATGGACGCATAA